One window from the genome of Paraneptunicella aestuarii encodes:
- a CDS encoding S66 family peptidase — protein MIQYPAPLTTGSKIALTAFSSGVDPSMHQRLDLVINSFKEKGFQILEGQYLRQNNKGVSASKEARAKELMSFLLDDDIDAIAPPWGGELAMEILPLLDFDQIRRAKPKWIFGYSDVSTISCAITSKAGWATAHTTNFMEQIASQPDPLTSQTLNCLATPTGMQFCQHSSEKYQKQFLDFHQHPRANFNLTEQTRWKILNGENADSQQQTIQFSGRLIGGCLDTLVHLFDTPYLDLEALKQRYTDTGIILYLENAEATQFVLQRRLLSMRFRNVFKNLKGIMFGRSYTPPDPDIELSYKEALLAGIGEVDYPILYDVDIGHQPPNLTLINGALAEVEFLNGDATVTQWLL, from the coding sequence ATGATTCAGTATCCAGCACCATTAACCACAGGAAGTAAAATCGCACTCACCGCCTTTTCGTCTGGCGTTGACCCCTCTATGCATCAACGCCTTGATTTGGTGATCAACAGTTTCAAAGAAAAAGGGTTCCAGATTCTGGAAGGACAATACCTACGCCAAAACAATAAGGGCGTTAGTGCCAGTAAGGAAGCGAGAGCTAAAGAGTTAATGTCATTTTTATTGGATGACGATATTGACGCCATAGCACCGCCCTGGGGTGGTGAACTAGCGATGGAGATACTGCCATTATTGGATTTTGATCAAATCCGCCGCGCAAAGCCCAAATGGATATTCGGCTATTCAGATGTCAGCACCATCAGTTGTGCCATTACCAGTAAGGCGGGTTGGGCAACAGCGCATACAACAAATTTCATGGAGCAAATTGCGTCTCAACCCGACCCACTAACCAGCCAAACCCTTAACTGTCTAGCTACTCCAACGGGTATGCAGTTTTGTCAGCACTCTTCCGAAAAATACCAAAAGCAGTTTCTGGATTTTCATCAACACCCTAGAGCAAATTTCAATCTGACAGAGCAAACCCGGTGGAAAATATTGAATGGTGAGAATGCAGACTCTCAGCAACAAACAATCCAATTTTCCGGGCGCCTGATTGGTGGATGTCTGGATACGCTGGTTCATCTATTCGATACCCCTTATCTGGATCTGGAAGCATTGAAACAACGCTATACCGATACAGGGATCATTCTCTATTTGGAAAACGCAGAAGCGACACAGTTTGTCTTACAACGAAGACTATTGAGCATGCGTTTTAGGAATGTGTTTAAAAACCTGAAAGGCATAATGTTCGGACGTAGTTATACGCCCCCCGATCCAGACATTGAATTAAGCTATAAAGAAGCACTACTGGCGGGCATTGGTGAGGTAGACTATCCCATTTTATATGACGTGGATATTGGCCATCAGCCGCCCAATTTAACTCTGATAAACGGCGCTCTTGCAGAGGTAGAGTTCTTAAATGGCGATGCCACTGTCACACAATGGTTGTTGTAG
- the ubiD gene encoding 4-hydroxy-3-polyprenylbenzoate decarboxylase produces MKYKDLRDFIAQLEQKGQLKRITHPVSTELEMTEIADRTLRAGGPALLFENPVGHDIPVLANLFGTPERVAMGMGQESVDSLREVGKLLAYLKEPEPPKGLKDFWEKIPVFKQVLNMPVKEISKPVCQEIVLSGDDVDLTKLPIQKCWPGDVAPLITWGLTVTRGPHKKRQNLGIYRQQLIAKNKVIMRWLSHRGGALDFKEWCQENPGKPFPVSVALGADPATILGAVTPVPDTLSEYAFAGLLRGDKTEVANCISNDLQVPASAEIVLEGYIDPEETAPEGPYGDHTGYYNEVDTFPVFTVTHITQRKNPIYHSTYTGRPPDEPAILGVALNEVFVPILQRQFPEIVDFYLPPEGCSYRMAIVTMKKQYPGHAKRVMMGVWSFLRQFMYTKFVVVCDDDVNARDWNDVIWAMTTRMDPARDTLLVENTPIDYLDFASPVSGLGSKMGMDATNKLPGETDREWGVPIVMDEAIKEKIDAIWDELDIL; encoded by the coding sequence ATGAAATACAAAGACCTACGGGATTTTATTGCCCAGTTGGAGCAGAAAGGCCAACTGAAGAGAATTACTCATCCTGTCTCAACCGAATTGGAAATGACTGAAATTGCCGATCGTACTCTTAGAGCGGGGGGGCCGGCACTGTTGTTTGAAAACCCGGTTGGGCATGACATTCCAGTATTAGCCAACCTGTTTGGGACGCCTGAACGAGTGGCTATGGGCATGGGGCAGGAATCTGTCGATTCCTTGCGAGAAGTAGGCAAGTTATTGGCTTACTTGAAAGAGCCTGAGCCACCTAAAGGCTTGAAAGATTTCTGGGAAAAAATCCCTGTATTTAAACAGGTGTTGAATATGCCTGTGAAAGAGATCAGCAAGCCGGTTTGTCAGGAAATCGTTCTTTCCGGTGACGATGTTGATTTGACTAAACTGCCCATTCAAAAATGTTGGCCAGGCGACGTCGCCCCTTTGATTACCTGGGGCTTAACGGTGACAAGAGGCCCTCATAAGAAGCGTCAGAATTTGGGTATCTACCGTCAACAACTTATTGCTAAAAACAAGGTGATTATGCGTTGGTTGTCGCATCGTGGTGGGGCTTTGGACTTTAAGGAATGGTGTCAGGAAAATCCCGGTAAACCTTTCCCTGTATCAGTTGCTTTAGGGGCTGACCCGGCAACTATCTTAGGTGCAGTAACGCCAGTGCCAGATACTCTGTCTGAGTATGCCTTTGCAGGCTTGTTGCGTGGCGATAAAACGGAAGTGGCAAATTGTATAAGTAACGATTTGCAAGTACCTGCCAGTGCGGAAATTGTGCTGGAAGGCTACATCGACCCGGAAGAAACGGCACCTGAAGGCCCTTACGGCGATCACACTGGCTATTACAATGAAGTGGACACTTTTCCTGTGTTTACGGTTACTCACATTACGCAGCGCAAAAATCCCATTTATCATTCTACTTACACGGGGCGTCCACCGGATGAACCCGCTATTTTGGGCGTGGCGCTGAATGAAGTGTTCGTGCCTATTTTGCAGCGTCAGTTCCCAGAGATTGTTGATTTCTATTTGCCGCCAGAGGGTTGCTCTTATCGCATGGCGATTGTCACCATGAAAAAACAATATCCCGGTCATGCCAAGCGTGTCATGATGGGCGTTTGGTCTTTTTTGCGTCAGTTTATGTACACCAAGTTTGTTGTGGTCTGTGATGATGATGTGAATGCAAGAGATTGGAATGATGTGATCTGGGCCATGACGACCCGTATGGATCCTGCTCGAGATACCTTGTTGGTAGAGAATACGCCGATTGATTATCTTGATTTTGCCTCACCCGTTTCTGGGCTAGGGTCTAAAATGGGAATGGACGCTACCAATAAATTACCCGGAGAAACCGATCGTGAATGGGGTGTTCCCATCGTGATGGACGAAGCGATAAAAGAGAAGATTGATGCCATATGGGACGAACTGGATATTCTTTAG